The sequence below is a genomic window from Patescibacteria group bacterium.
AATGAAAGATATAATTGGACTTAAATCAATCACAAACATATTGTTTTGCTTATCTTTATTATACAATATTTTACAGCTTTAGGCTATAAATTTAGTTAAACAAAAAGAAACCTGCCAAAGCTGGAGGTTTCTTTTTATATATTAAAATTCTTTGTTTATTTCACTAGGTCATAACGGCCGTCTGCCAACCTGCCAAAACGTTCTTTATCCATCAACGCCAGGGTAATCGTTGTTTTTTGGACCATTCTTTGCTTTAAAACTTCGTCTGCTAATTCATTTCTTGTAACCGGCCCTTTGGCCTTTAAAATCTGGGAAATAATGTCCGCGACAGTGCCTTCTTTATAGCCCCATTCTTTCAAGGCATAAATACCGCGGCCGACTAGCACATATTTGTCATCTAATATCAATTCATTATGGACAGTGGCTGGATGAGCCTGCTTGCGATCAAAGTCAGCCTGATTAATTAAATCAGCGACTTGGGCAAAATGCAATGGTTTGCCTTCACGCAGCATGATTAAATATGCTTTATCAGTCATTCTTTTCGGGGTAATTGTATTCCAATTTATCATGCCCCACTGTTCTAAAATGTTTTTATCAAGATCCTTTCTCAAACGCAATAAAGCTTCTAAAATAGCCAAATTATCACCGCTCATCTGGTCAATTGTTTGGTAATGAGCATGATCTTTGAATTTAGATTCTAAATCTTCTAAATGTAATGGATTACCATGTTTACTGATTAAATCTTTCAAAGCAACGACTATTTCTAGAGTTTTATCTAAATCAATATTATCAAGTTTCCAAATAATGTGGTAATCATTAGAATTATCAAGGCGATTGAATTTAGCGCCAAGGATATTAGTTAAAATAAAATTTAATGCCCTTTCCTCATCTAATTTCTGCTCAGACAGCAATTTTTCCTTAATATGGTTTTCAGCCATTATGCCGCCATGCGCTTTCAAATAATCTGAAATTTCTATTTGTAGATCACTGATTGGCAGTTTGGCTTTTTCATAATCTAAAGCAGACAGCTTTTTTAAGCCTTCTCTTTCAATTTGTCTGACACGTTCGCGAGTAATATTAAAATCATTGCCAATCTGCTCTAAGGTATGAGCTTCGGCAATATCGGACAATGCATTTCTGCGCTGTAAAACTTCGCGTTCTCTATCCGGCAAATTAGCCAGTAAAGAATCAACCAAGCCAACATAGCTAGCAATTTTTATTTTAGCTGTCATAAGTATTTATGTAATTAAAATATAATAAATAAAATAAGCGAAAAACACCTATCTTTAAATCACCTCTATTATAACATATCTTAAAAAACTTGTCAAGAGTTAGCCTCTATTTATCTATTATGCCCTATTATTTACAAAAAAGCAAGTATTAGGTCTTATTG
It includes:
- a CDS encoding sigma factor-like helix-turn-helix DNA-binding protein, with protein sequence MTAKIKIASYVGLVDSLLANLPDREREVLQRRNALSDIAEAHTLEQIGNDFNITRERVRQIEREGLKKLSALDYEKAKLPISDLQIEISDYLKAHGGIMAENHIKEKLLSEQKLDEERALNFILTNILGAKFNRLDNSNDYHIIWKLDNIDLDKTLEIVVALKDLISKHGNPLHLEDLESKFKDHAHYQTIDQMSGDNLAILEALLRLRKDLDKNILEQWGMINWNTITPKRMTDKAYLIMLREGKPLHFAQVADLINQADFDRKQAHPATVHNELILDDKYVLVGRGIYALKEWGYKEGTVADIISQILKAKGPVTRNELADEVLKQRMVQKTTITLALMDKERFGRLADGRYDLVK